Proteins co-encoded in one Epinephelus moara isolate mb chromosome 13, YSFRI_EMoa_1.0, whole genome shotgun sequence genomic window:
- the snf8 gene encoding vacuolar-sorting protein SNF8 has protein sequence MHRRGVGAGAIAKKKLAEAKYKERGTVLAEDQIVQMSKQLETFKSNLEEFASKHKQEIRKNSQFRVQFQEMCATIGVDPLASGKGFWSEMLGVGDFYYELGVQIIEVCLALKHRNGGLITLDELHQRVLKGRGKYAQDVSQDDLMRAIKKLKVMGNGFGMIPVGGSYLVQSVPAELNMDHTVVLQLAEKKGFVTVSEIKDSLKWEKERACHVLDHLLKEGLAWLDSQAAGEAQYWLPALFSELTSRDVTPEEANQMTP, from the exons ATGCATCGGAGAGGAGTTGGTGCGGGAGCTATCGCTAAGAAGAAGCTCGCAGAG GCCAAATATAAGGAGAGAGGAACTGTTCTTGCAGAAGACCAGATTGTACAA ATGTCGAAGCAGCTGGAAACCTTCAAGTCCAACCTGGAGGAGTTTGCCAGCAAGCATAAACAAGAAATCAGGAAGAACTCACAGTTCAGGGTTCAGTTTCAGGAGATGTGTGCCACCATTGGAGTCGACCCACTTGCCT CTGGTAAAGGTTTCTGGTCTGAGATGCTCGGCGTAGGTGACTTCTACTATGAGCTCGGCGTACAGATTATTGAAGTGTGTCTGGCCCTGAAACACAGAAATGGAG GGCTCATTACTTTGGATGAACTCCATCAGAGAGTACTGAAGGGAAGAGGTAAATACGCACAGGATGTGAGCCA AGATGACTTGATGAGAGCGATAAAGAAACTGAAGGTGATGGGGAACGGCTTTGGGATGATTCCTGTTGGTGGTTCTTACTTGGTGCAGTCGGTCCCAGCAGAGCTCAACATGGACCACACTGTAGTTCTGCAGCTGGCCGAG AAAAAGGGGTTCGTCACAGTGAGTGAGATCAAGGACAGTCTGAAATGGGAGAAGGAACGGGCTTGTCACGTCCTG GATCACCTGCTGAAAGAAGGCTTGGCCTGGTTGGACTCTCAGGCAGCCGGAGAAGCTCAGTACTGGCTGCCCGCTCTATTCTCTGAGCTCACCTCCCGTGACGTCACACCAGAGGAGGCCAATCAGATGACGCCTTAG